A segment of the Brevinematia bacterium genome:
TATTGATAGAGCATAATACAACTTGATAAAACCACTTTGCTACATAAATAATCTATTTTAGTGAAGGTGCTAAAAAAGAAACTAGGAGTTAACATAGACCATGTTGCGACCTTAAGACAAGCCAGAAGGGGTGTGGAACCTGACCCAATATCTGTAATACCTATAGTAGAGCTTGCAGGTGCTGATAGTATAACGATGCATCTTAGAGAAGATAGGAGACATATTCAGGATAGGGATGTTTTTCTTGCAAAGCAGATAATAAAAACCTCCCTTAATTTGGAGATGTCAATAAACGAGGAAATAGTAAAAATAGCACTTGATCTTGTGCCTAATGAGGTTTGCATAGTACCTGAACGTAGAGAAGAGATAACAACCGAGGGGGGACTGGACATAAAGCCGATTAAATCCAGACTTGAAGATGTCATAAGATCTCTTAGGAGTAAGGGAGTTGTTGTAAGTTTATTTGTTGAGCCTGAGAAAGAAGCAATTAGTTTATCTAAAGAGGTTGGGGCCGATTATATAGAGATTCACACGGGTAGGTATGCCAATTCTTCTGGCGATGTGATGCTTCTTGAGTTGAATAAGATAAGGGAAATGTCAGCATATGCTAGGTCTATAGGTTTAGGAGTAAACGCAGGACATGGACTAAACTACAAGAATGCTTACGACATTGCTACGATCCCTGAGATAGAAACCCTAAACATAGGGCATAGTATAATCAGTAGAGCAATATTTGTTGGAATAAGGCAAGCAGTTGTTGAGATGAAGGATATCATCCTCCGTGGCTACTACGACCTAATAGCCGCAAGGGATTAACCTAAGTGTATTCTGCGTTTATCTTTACGTACTCATAACTCAGATCAGTAGTGAATAAGAAGTATTTTCTTTTTCCTGTGCCTAGGTCAACAAGTATATTGATGTTTTTGCCCTTTAAAACGTCATTGCTAGGATATCCTAGGTAATTCCCCCTATCAAAGATAACCTTATCGTTTACTTTCACAACCAGTTTGTTTGGTTTTACCTGCTCACCTGCTGAACCAATTGCTGCTATAATTCTACCCCAGTTTGGATTTTCACCAAATAGCATAGTTTTTACTAAAAGAGAATTACCAATTTTTCTTGCTATACTCTGAGCTACTTTCTCCCTAGAAGCGTTTATCACTTCTATTTTCACAACTTTTGTAACCCCCTCACCATCCTCAACTATCATCATTGCCAAATCATTCAGGACTTCTCTCAGATAGTCTGTAAATAACTCAAAGTTTCTATCCTCTTTTTCTACAGAAAACTCCGACATTCCATTAGCTAGGACAAGAACAGTATCATTTGGGCTCATGTCTCCGTCAACAGAAATCCTATTAAAGGTTTCATCTACCGCCTTTTTCAAAGCCTTTTGTAGCAATTCACAGGTTATTTTAGCATCTGTTGTAACGAAACACAGCATTGTAGCCATCATAGGGTTTATCATTCCACTTCCTTTGCCTATCGCTCCGATTTTGAAGGTTTCAAGACCAGAGATATGTTGGATTGCTGTTTCCTTTATTTTGGTATCGGTAGTCATTATTCCTTCTGCGGAGTTGCTTGAGGAACTTTCATGTTTTATCCTTTCACATACTTTTGCAATGCCATATTCAACAACATCCATAGGCAAAGGTTTTCCAATAATGCCAGTTGAGGCAACGAGAACGGAATTTTCACTAAAGCCCAATTTTTCTTCAACGAGCCTAGCCATCCTCCTAGCATCCTCTATCCCCCTCTCACCTGTTAAGCAATTTGCGTTACCACTGTTTGCTATTATGCCTCTTATTCCGGTAGGGTTCTTTTTCAAAATCTCCATACTCACCAATACTGATGCAGACTTAAAGACATTTGTTGTAAAGACACCAGCAGAAACAGACGGAACTTCGGAAATTATAAGTGAGATGTCTTTTCTACCTGATAGTTTTATTCCTCCGGCTACACCATTAGCTCTAAATCCTCTAGGAGCAGTAACACCTCCAGAAATTCTGCGCATAAGCCACCTCCCAAAAATAATTGTTTAAATTCTCGCCTCCCCGCTAATCATCAAATCCTAACACCACAAAACTTCAAAGCATTCCACTTTACAAGTATAAAACTTTACTTTGATGCTCTCAAATTACGATAATTATAGAAGTTGGAGCTAAGATGAAGCTAAGCATAACTCCAGATGATTTGAAAACTGATCTAAAGGCTGTAGGAAGATTCTTCTACATCTTCATAGTTTCACTAACCATTTTTCTCGTCTTCTCACTTCTATACGGAGTGGAAAATGTCATAAAGATAACTTACATCTTAACAAAGCCTAATCTTCTAGATGTAGTTTCAATATACTTCTTCAGCAACCTCATTGCTATTCTACCGTTCGTAACAATATTCTCCCTCGCATATTTTGCATACAAACTTGATTATAGATCCTTATCCGACATAGTAAGACTATCTGTAATACTAGGGGTCTTCATCTACATTTTATTCTTCGTAGCGATTCTGTTAACCCCACGAGTAGATGCTCTAGTCTTAAGTGCCTACAAAAATTTCTCTACCTCTCCTTCAACTCCTAAAAATTTGTTAACAAAATCTAAGATTCACTTTGTCGGAAATGAGAAAGTTGTGCCTATTGTAATTCGGAAAAATTCCTTTGATGCAGTTGTTGTAAGAAAAGGTAAAACCCAAATTTACCACAACCTTAGAATAGTACCCTACGATAACGGAATAAGAATAAAAAGTGGTAAAACTCAAATTCTTGACATTCCTTACGAAAAAGTTATTCCTCCAAGCTTTGGTAAACTCTACGAGAAGATCTACAGAGGTTTTATGAAAATCGCAACACAATTTCCACTTACACGATACGTGGAAAAATTCTCATTCACCAGCTTTCTAAACCTTCTTCTTTATGTAGAAGCTCTGACGATAGGAATGGTATATGTGATCTGGCTATTCAGAGACTACCCCACAACAAAAATATTGATCTTATCACTTATAGTTGCAGTGCTTGGAGTCACAGTTATGGGATTTCTGGGAAGTGTCTTTGAATTTATGAAATTCTCATCATTACTTGAAGGGATAAAAGACATAATCTCCGGATTAATGGCCATTACATTAGCTATACTAGTGGTTATGGGAGCATACAAAATGGACCAGATACTGAAAGGTAGAGTAGGAGGATAAAATGTCTGGTTACGTAAGTATTAGACTACTTCTGTTCTTCATGTTGATATTAACTGCACTTATCCTAATCTCGTACTTCATCTCTGGAGACGTAGATACAAATAAGTTCATAAGCTTTCTGAAAATATTTCTTTTTGAGCTACCAGTAGCAAGTACTTCAGCAATAGTAATAGTCTATACCTTTTTCTTAACTGAAAAAACCCTTACATCACTCCCATCAAGAAATCCAACCCTAGCGTTCATACCATCTGTATTCTTCACCCTAACAGTTGTTTTTCTCATCATCCTACTACAAGAGATAGTATTACCCTCTCTTGCTAAACAAAAGCTCACCACTGAAGGTGTAAAAAATGTTGTATTTGCTATTGACAAAAATAGGTATCTAGTTGTTGACAACGTTAAGTTTGACAACAATAAAAATGTTTACATTCTCAGTGGTGTTGATACCGTCAGTAAAGTAAACTTTTCAGTCATAAAAAGCTATAACAAGATAATCTACGATCCGTCAAAAAACACCCTAGCAATGGAGGGGAAAAAGTTGGATCTGAATGGAAACTTAGAGAAAGTTTTGATATTCTTTGTTGACAGAAACTACTTTTTCAGTATATGGGAGTTTAACAAAGTAAAAGACTCTTTCTTTGTGTTTGACCTAAAAACCTCGTTCTTAAACTTCATAATGTATGAAAAAATATTCATTCCTGTTATCTCGTTTGTAACGATGATGTTTGCTATAACACTTGGCTGGAAATGGAGAATGAACAAAAGCACAAAACTTATGCCTATTTACATAATTGTTGGCTCAGTTGTGATACCAATAGCAGTTAAAATGGTATACTACCTTTCAATAAGAACTTTTGAGTTTCTAGTCTTCCCTTTCTGAAACAGAAACTATCTTCCACTCTTTACCTAAGAAACTACGAATGGACAAATTCCAATCACAAACTTAGAATTTTCACAAATTTGCAAAATTCTGACTTTAATGAACATAATTATTTTGCCTAAGTACCGTGCGGGAATAGCTCAGTTGGTAGAGCATCGGCCTTCCAAGCCGAGGGTCGCGGGTTCGAGTCCCGTTTCCCGCTCATCTTTCTCTCTCATATTCCGACTATTCTATAGATGAAAAACCTAAAGCATTCATTTCTTATTTCACTTCTACTAATAATGTTTACATATTCCGCTTTTTGTGATGTTTTAACTTTCATATCATCAAATACTTACATAAACTGGACAAAAGGTATGATAGTCTCAGAGTTTTCGGGACACAGCGAATTCCTCATAGGTGAGGACTTTCATAGGAAAATACTCGATACCAAATATCTAGTCAAGAAAAAAATAATCTCAGAACTGTTATTTCTAATCAAAAGCATTCCATTTGACGAAAATAGAAAAGTTGAAGACTTGTTTCTACTTTTCCCCGAAAAGAGAAAAGCACTTGTCTCACTTCTTGAAGCAAATGAAGTAAAAGACTTTAGATACTTTGGTGGCAAGGTCCTAGCAAGATACACTGTAGGAATATATGGTCAAAATGGCATCTTTAACATTCTCAGACTACCATCTATCCCTAGAGACTATAGAGAGTTTATAAATCAAGCCGAACCTAAGGAATATACCGGATTACTGATATCCACGAAAAACCAAAAATTCAATATCTCTCTTTCTGTTAAGATACTTTCTAAATCTGGTAAACTGGTCTACAGCTACGCAGATTATAGGGGTAAAAGCAACTACATCCACTTTTTCAGATCACTAAAAGATGCTATTGATAGCGGAATATTCGGAAACAATATTATATATACCACACCCTTGAAAATAGAAGGAGAAAATCTCACAGATATAGTGCTTGACGACTCTGTAGTAGAAAAAATTCTCACAACTAGTGAAAACCACAACATATTCTTTGACGGAAAGGTAGGAATAATACTAGGAAACTAAAGTTGCTTTCTTTCCTGCTTTGATATCTTATCCGCAATAAATGTAACTAAAGGTAACCTGCTATTCCCAGCTTCTGCAAGTTTCTTAACAAATTCAACAGACTGATCCAGAGTTATATAATTACCAACTGAAACAAATA
Coding sequences within it:
- the argJ gene encoding bifunctional glutamate N-acetyltransferase/amino-acid acetyltransferase ArgJ; translated protein: MRRISGGVTAPRGFRANGVAGGIKLSGRKDISLIISEVPSVSAGVFTTNVFKSASVLVSMEILKKNPTGIRGIIANSGNANCLTGERGIEDARRMARLVEEKLGFSENSVLVASTGIIGKPLPMDVVEYGIAKVCERIKHESSSSNSAEGIMTTDTKIKETAIQHISGLETFKIGAIGKGSGMINPMMATMLCFVTTDAKITCELLQKALKKAVDETFNRISVDGDMSPNDTVLVLANGMSEFSVEKEDRNFELFTDYLREVLNDLAMMIVEDGEGVTKVVKIEVINASREKVAQSIARKIGNSLLVKTMLFGENPNWGRIIAAIGSAGEQVKPNKLVVKVNDKVIFDRGNYLGYPSNDVLKGKNINILVDLGTGKRKYFLFTTDLSYEYVKINAEYT
- a CDS encoding pyridoxine 5'-phosphate synthase; this encodes MLKKKLGVNIDHVATLRQARRGVEPDPISVIPIVELAGADSITMHLREDRRHIQDRDVFLAKQIIKTSLNLEMSINEEIVKIALDLVPNEVCIVPERREEITTEGGLDIKPIKSRLEDVIRSLRSKGVVVSLFVEPEKEAISLSKEVGADYIEIHTGRYANSSGDVMLLELNKIREMSAYARSIGLGVNAGHGLNYKNAYDIATIPEIETLNIGHSIISRAIFVGIRQAVVEMKDIILRGYYDLIAARD